A region from the Salicibibacter cibarius genome encodes:
- a CDS encoding metallophosphoesterase family protein, translating into MRILHTADWHLGRTLEGRDRKPEHEAFMDELMTIVDEYAVDAVLIAGDIFDSSNPPAEAERFYYESMSRLSDQGKRPVVIIAGNHDQPERLSAAMPLVQGQEIYMVGLPQSAALKVPIKQEGTHLHIAALPYPSEARLKESFSDSEAFAGDDETYRAAYDARIARLFQQLSSGFTRDNVNMAMSHLFIAGGAGSDSERPIEMGGAYTVRPGSLPENVAYTALGHLHRPQWVKEATSSARYAGSPLAFSFNETGVTKSVTVIEADPGKQARVTEVPLSSGKRLTRWHATEGIAQVHRWLDERHGMNDWIDLSIHSEHTIKPDDIQAIRRAHPGIVTIRAVLPEETFKPMESRQHLPIDELFRQFYEKKSDGATPEPELTQLFLELLEEDDSVQEEVNVR; encoded by the coding sequence ATGAGAATTTTACACACCGCCGACTGGCACTTGGGACGCACATTGGAAGGCAGAGACCGAAAGCCTGAACATGAGGCGTTTATGGATGAACTCATGACGATTGTTGACGAATATGCCGTTGATGCCGTTCTGATTGCCGGGGATATTTTCGACAGCAGCAACCCACCTGCCGAGGCCGAACGTTTCTATTATGAAAGCATGAGCAGACTTTCTGATCAAGGGAAGCGACCGGTCGTCATCATTGCCGGCAATCACGATCAGCCGGAGCGTTTGTCGGCCGCAATGCCCCTCGTTCAAGGCCAAGAGATTTACATGGTCGGATTGCCGCAATCCGCAGCGTTAAAAGTCCCGATAAAACAGGAAGGGACGCATTTACACATTGCCGCGCTTCCTTATCCCTCGGAGGCAAGGTTAAAGGAGAGTTTTTCGGATTCCGAAGCATTTGCAGGGGATGATGAAACGTATCGTGCTGCATATGATGCCCGCATTGCCCGTTTATTTCAACAGTTAAGCAGCGGCTTCACGCGTGATAACGTCAATATGGCGATGAGCCATCTCTTTATAGCCGGAGGCGCAGGCTCCGACTCGGAACGTCCAATCGAAATGGGCGGGGCATACACGGTGCGTCCGGGAAGTCTTCCCGAGAATGTTGCTTACACCGCTTTGGGCCACTTGCATCGTCCCCAATGGGTAAAAGAAGCAACATCTTCGGCCCGTTATGCCGGTTCCCCCCTTGCTTTTTCCTTCAATGAGACCGGGGTTACCAAATCGGTCACGGTGATTGAAGCTGACCCCGGTAAGCAAGCGCGTGTAACGGAAGTACCGCTTTCGAGCGGGAAAAGACTGACACGTTGGCATGCCACGGAAGGCATTGCACAAGTGCATCGATGGTTGGATGAACGTCATGGAATGAATGATTGGATTGACTTGTCTATTCATAGCGAGCACACCATCAAACCTGATGATATCCAAGCGATTCGTCGTGCTCACCCGGGAATTGTAACCATTCGCGCCGTTTTACCCGAAGAGACGTTTAAACCAATGGAATCGCGTCAACATCTGCCCATTGATGAATTATTCCGGCAATTTTATGAGAAAAAAAGCGATGGAGCTACACCGGAACCTGAACTTACGCAACTATTTTTGGAACTTCTGGAAGAAGATGATTCCGTTCAGGAGGAGGTGAATGTCCGTTGA
- a CDS encoding AAA family ATPase, with amino-acid sequence MRPLQLNVRGLHSFRKEQTIDFSQLCDGGVFGIFGPTGSGKSSILDAMTFALYGKISRSGSVGASMINQSETEVAVSFSFRLGNRTFIADRRAKRKDTALQTTRSRFIETTEEPVVLADKKGAMDREIEMMIGLKIEDFTRAVVLPQNKFSEFLSLKGAERSKMLQRLFDLEKYGDELNEKIKKHLAEASAKKDTIEAEQNGLGDASEEALTKARQTVVQVENALHREETLKEELETKWQRAKEILQQQKIEAELENELASLSEERPHHEKRRQALRISAIANQLLPYREEQERSEREQHEAEKALKESSEQVEKLVKKEKEAQDYYRKTKEKRQAEEPQLTVKIAKLEEAKGLEAELQTSAQKMEALREEESRLSKEKETADNNFQKAQETETNAKRLIKEKEELLNAYETAQSSREKIRQAFEKGEALRQQAERLDEEKSAEQIAVDKVKQQEAYMREEKAKRDQLFERLKSTRKNLFQWFFDLSEAKREQQSLIATIKDMQAKKIHASEAKAVQALVSRLEKGDACPVCGSTEHPAPGHSLDAQAHDRDLFQSICERLEAETSIDRYRWELERYSEQITAVTKEKAAQPPIDQGTPSHPKLLSDLTAEDAQTRADQFLHKLEAKTKSLDTLLTNTKQWLEQAQQHTSNLNEIDALYKQTASNREDATMKKQKQETIYEKQKKEWHESFPDHSLETIHEEWQTAQKEHEQQEELREDVRQQQKHLESLRENIKEIESKRTNVQMFLLQRKAEREHQEKEYRQAQVKLEEALGENTSATKALADAEETLRHLQNDEKTAEENYQKTTTSRQEAEQTKSAAEEQYASAHRNHALANERWEQQKNTDEGTEAEKLLQGALDSSTLKGYALNAEKRNEYETQIQRFETKWAQTKQRLAEVEEALDGKRMTEEEWGSLDEAFQQKKEQVDQKKEERSVARSKWEDLQEKHHRYVELEEERQQAATKIGHYQELERVFKGKAFVNYIAEEQLVQVTRHASERLHALTQGRYALALDSDNNFLIADYFNGGQKRPTSTLSGGETFLTSLALALSLSVSIQLRGQYPLEFFFLDEGFGTLDAELLDTVVNALEQLQTDHLAVGVISHVPELQERLHKRLLVEAPKPDGQGSCLTITS; translated from the coding sequence TTGAGACCATTACAGTTAAACGTACGGGGCCTCCACAGTTTTCGCAAAGAACAAACGATTGATTTCAGCCAACTCTGTGATGGTGGTGTCTTCGGTATTTTCGGCCCTACGGGAAGTGGGAAGTCGTCGATTCTGGACGCGATGACGTTTGCTTTGTATGGGAAAATTAGCCGGTCTGGAAGTGTCGGCGCGAGCATGATTAATCAATCGGAGACGGAAGTCGCCGTTTCTTTCTCTTTTCGGCTCGGCAACCGTACGTTTATCGCCGACAGAAGGGCAAAACGAAAAGATACGGCCTTGCAAACGACGCGTTCCCGTTTTATCGAAACGACCGAAGAACCGGTCGTACTGGCCGACAAAAAAGGGGCAATGGATCGGGAGATCGAAATGATGATCGGGTTGAAAATTGAAGATTTCACCCGCGCGGTCGTTCTCCCGCAAAACAAGTTTTCCGAATTTCTGAGTCTCAAAGGCGCCGAACGCAGCAAAATGTTGCAACGATTATTTGATTTAGAGAAATATGGGGATGAGTTAAACGAGAAAATCAAAAAACATCTCGCCGAGGCAAGTGCAAAAAAAGATACAATTGAAGCCGAACAAAACGGGCTAGGCGATGCTTCCGAAGAAGCATTGACGAAAGCCAGGCAGACGGTAGTCCAAGTAGAGAACGCACTACATAGGGAAGAAACCTTAAAAGAAGAACTGGAAACGAAATGGCAAAGGGCAAAAGAAATACTACAACAACAAAAGATTGAAGCTGAACTCGAAAACGAGCTAGCATCCTTATCGGAGGAACGCCCCCATCACGAAAAGCGCCGGCAAGCGTTGCGTATCAGCGCGATCGCGAATCAGCTGCTCCCGTATCGGGAAGAGCAGGAACGGAGCGAACGTGAACAACATGAGGCCGAAAAAGCGTTAAAAGAAAGCAGTGAACAAGTGGAAAAACTGGTAAAAAAGGAAAAAGAAGCGCAAGATTACTATCGGAAAACAAAGGAAAAACGACAAGCGGAAGAGCCACAGCTCACCGTAAAAATCGCGAAACTGGAAGAGGCAAAAGGACTGGAAGCAGAGTTGCAAACATCTGCTCAAAAAATGGAGGCGCTCCGGGAAGAAGAATCGCGTTTGTCAAAGGAAAAAGAAACCGCAGATAATAACTTTCAGAAAGCACAAGAAACGGAAACGAACGCGAAGCGCCTTATAAAGGAGAAAGAAGAGCTGCTTAACGCCTATGAAACAGCTCAATCCAGTCGGGAAAAAATTCGACAGGCTTTTGAAAAGGGCGAAGCTTTAAGGCAACAAGCCGAGCGTTTGGATGAGGAGAAAAGCGCGGAACAAATCGCCGTTGATAAAGTTAAACAACAGGAAGCTTACATGAGAGAGGAAAAAGCAAAAAGGGATCAATTATTCGAGCGTTTGAAGTCGACCCGAAAAAACCTTTTCCAGTGGTTTTTTGATTTAAGCGAAGCAAAAAGAGAACAACAATCCTTAATCGCTACCATCAAGGACATGCAAGCAAAAAAGATTCATGCGAGCGAGGCGAAAGCGGTACAAGCCCTTGTTTCCCGACTGGAAAAAGGAGACGCTTGTCCTGTTTGCGGTTCCACCGAGCATCCGGCGCCAGGGCATTCACTTGATGCTCAAGCGCACGATAGAGATTTGTTTCAATCCATATGTGAGCGTTTGGAAGCAGAAACAAGCATTGACCGATATCGTTGGGAACTTGAGCGTTATTCCGAGCAAATCACGGCGGTGACAAAGGAGAAGGCAGCGCAGCCACCAATAGATCAAGGCACGCCTTCCCATCCTAAGCTTTTAAGCGATTTGACCGCAGAGGATGCACAAACGAGAGCAGATCAATTTTTGCATAAATTGGAAGCGAAAACCAAATCATTGGATACACTTTTGACTAATACAAAGCAATGGCTCGAACAAGCACAACAACACACCTCTAATCTCAACGAAATCGACGCACTCTACAAGCAAACGGCGTCCAATCGCGAGGATGCCACAATGAAAAAACAAAAGCAGGAAACCATTTACGAAAAACAAAAGAAAGAATGGCACGAATCGTTTCCGGATCATTCCTTGGAGACCATTCATGAAGAATGGCAAACGGCACAAAAAGAACATGAACAACAGGAAGAGCTTAGGGAAGATGTGCGTCAACAACAAAAACATTTAGAATCATTACGAGAAAACATAAAAGAGATCGAATCCAAACGAACCAACGTACAAATGTTTCTTTTACAACGAAAAGCGGAACGGGAACATCAGGAAAAAGAATACCGGCAAGCTCAAGTAAAGCTTGAGGAAGCACTCGGTGAAAACACATCAGCAACAAAAGCACTGGCGGACGCTGAGGAGACCCTCCGGCATCTCCAAAACGACGAGAAAACCGCGGAAGAGAACTATCAAAAAACGACAACCAGCCGACAAGAAGCAGAACAAACAAAATCGGCCGCCGAGGAACAATACGCATCTGCACATAGAAATCATGCATTGGCGAACGAACGCTGGGAACAGCAAAAAAACACAGACGAAGGCACGGAAGCCGAAAAGCTTTTGCAAGGGGCATTGGATAGTTCAACACTTAAAGGTTATGCCTTAAATGCTGAAAAACGAAACGAATACGAAACGCAAATTCAGCGTTTTGAAACGAAATGGGCTCAAACAAAGCAACGACTAGCGGAAGTAGAGGAAGCATTGGACGGAAAACGGATGACAGAGGAAGAATGGGGATCATTAGACGAAGCCTTTCAACAAAAAAAGGAACAAGTCGATCAAAAGAAGGAAGAACGAAGCGTTGCCCGCTCAAAATGGGAGGACCTTCAAGAAAAGCATCACCGTTATGTGGAACTTGAAGAAGAACGGCAACAAGCGGCGACTAAAATCGGTCATTATCAAGAATTGGAGAGAGTGTTTAAAGGAAAAGCATTTGTCAATTATATCGCCGAAGAACAACTTGTGCAAGTGACTCGGCATGCTTCCGAGCGCCTCCATGCCCTCACACAGGGGAGGTACGCCTTGGCGCTCGATTCAGACAATAACTTTTTAATTGCTGATTATTTTAACGGCGGGCAAAAACGGCCGACGTCCACGCTTTCCGGAGGGGAAACCTTTTTAACTTCGTTGGCGCTCGCTCTTTCCCTGTCCGTATCCATTCAATTGAGAGGCCAGTATCCGCTCGAATTCTTTTTCCTTGATGAAGGCTTTGGTACGCTCGATGCTGAATTGTTGGACACTGTCGTCAACGCTCTTGAACAATTGCAGACCGACCACCTTGCCGTTGGCGTCATCAGCCACGTCCCCGAATTGCAAGAGCGTTTGCACAAACGCTTGCTCGTGGAAGCGCCGAAACCCGATGGCCAAGGCAGCTGCTTAACGATCACGAGCTGA
- a CDS encoding type II toxin-antitoxin system RelE/ParE family toxin: MAKTVIWSSPAATDLERAVAYIYEDSPSYAIAFYNKVKERSRSLSEFANRGRIVPEHDDKQTSERDIHSSLPPNL, encoded by the coding sequence ATGGCTAAAACAGTAATCTGGTCAAGTCCGGCTGCTACTGATTTGGAAAGGGCAGTCGCGTACATTTACGAGGATTCACCATCGTATGCGATTGCTTTTTATAATAAAGTCAAAGAACGTTCCAGATCTTTAAGTGAGTTTGCCAATCGTGGAAGGATAGTTCCTGAACACGACGACAAACAAACAAGTGAGAGAGATATTCATTCATCGTTACCGCCTAATTTATAA
- a CDS encoding SDR family oxidoreductase, which yields MQGKKIIITGASGGIGKETAEVLAARGAHVTIASRNVRRGEDAKADILTRIPYAQLDVKHCDLASLASVHSFAETYREKHGHLYALINNAGIVTVKREYTEDGFEKMLGVNHIGHFYLTTKLLPLLNGKDNARIITLSSGAYKWGTIDFSDPHLETFGIWKGYARSKLANVLFTIELARRLKTSFVNAVSVHPGAASTQIGVNRDTGFGQKIHDVLRPFLKTAREGAQTSIYLASTRELVNGGYYYEGGRRQVLKRKALDDELAKDLWAWSEMEIERRGFNG from the coding sequence GTGCAAGGCAAAAAAATCATTATTACCGGAGCGAGTGGAGGAATAGGAAAAGAAACAGCGGAAGTATTGGCGGCGAGGGGCGCACATGTGACGATCGCGAGTCGGAATGTCCGGCGGGGAGAAGATGCGAAAGCGGATATCCTCACCCGCATTCCGTATGCCCAACTGGATGTGAAGCACTGTGACTTGGCTTCACTAGCGAGCGTTCATTCCTTTGCCGAAACGTATCGAGAAAAACACGGACATCTTTATGCGCTCATCAATAATGCCGGAATCGTAACAGTGAAGCGGGAATACACCGAAGACGGTTTTGAAAAGATGCTCGGCGTCAACCATATTGGCCATTTTTACTTAACAACCAAACTGTTGCCATTACTTAATGGAAAGGATAACGCCCGCATTATTACCCTTTCTTCCGGCGCTTACAAATGGGGAACGATTGATTTTTCTGATCCGCATTTAGAAACGTTTGGGATATGGAAAGGGTATGCACGCTCAAAGCTTGCCAATGTCTTGTTTACGATAGAATTGGCGAGGCGTTTGAAGACAAGTTTTGTCAATGCCGTCAGTGTGCATCCGGGGGCGGCAAGCACCCAAATCGGAGTCAATCGCGACACGGGATTCGGTCAAAAGATTCATGATGTCCTGCGCCCTTTTTTGAAAACAGCGCGTGAAGGTGCGCAAACGAGCATTTATTTGGCTTCGACCCGCGAATTGGTGAACGGCGGTTATTATTATGAAGGCGGGAGACGACAGGTACTGAAGAGAAAAGCGTTGGATGACGAACTCGCAAAGGACCTTTGGGCATGGAGCGAGATGGAGATCGAACGGCGGGGGTTTAATGGATAA
- the tnpB gene encoding IS200/IS605 family element RNA-guided endonuclease TnpB, with product MLQHKAYKFRIYPNKEQEILIAKTIGCTRFVYNHFLNLWNKEYSEAGKGLSYNACSALLPRMKNDSETCWLKEVDSIAIQSSLKHLADAFARFFNKQNHKPQFKSKKHPVQSYTTKNVNDSIQIKENRLKLPKLGYVKFAKSKDVKGRILNATIQKKPSGKFFVSMLCEEAISELPKTDSTVGIDLGITDFAILSDGRKVDNHRFTSQMEKKLKCEQRKLSRRASVAKNKGINLFDAKNYQKQKKKVATLHEKVNNQRTDFLNKLSTDIITNHDVICIEDLNTKGMLRNHKLAKNISDVSWSSFVEKLYYKADWYGRDIIKVDQWFPSSQICSGCGHHDGKKTLDIRAWTCPECLAHHDRDINASKNILTEGLKHLSSI from the coding sequence ATCCTTCAACACAAAGCATATAAATTTCGCATCTATCCAAACAAAGAACAAGAAATACTAATTGCAAAAACAATAGGTTGTACGAGATTCGTGTATAATCATTTTCTAAATCTATGGAATAAAGAATATTCCGAAGCCGGTAAAGGCTTATCCTATAACGCCTGTTCTGCTTTACTGCCGCGAATGAAAAATGACTCAGAAACTTGTTGGCTGAAAGAAGTGGATAGCATCGCCATTCAATCTTCGCTTAAACATCTTGCCGATGCGTTCGCTCGATTTTTTAATAAGCAAAATCATAAACCTCAATTCAAAAGCAAAAAACATCCTGTTCAAAGTTATACGACAAAAAATGTGAATGACAGCATCCAAATCAAAGAGAATCGTTTGAAATTACCTAAACTTGGCTACGTTAAATTTGCCAAAAGCAAAGACGTCAAAGGACGTATCCTCAATGCCACGATTCAAAAAAAGCCGAGCGGTAAGTTTTTTGTCTCTATGCTTTGCGAAGAAGCCATCAGCGAGCTTCCTAAAACGGATTCGACGGTTGGTATTGACTTAGGTATTACTGATTTCGCCATTCTTTCTGACGGCCGAAAAGTGGACAATCATAGATTCACGTCTCAAATGGAAAAGAAACTAAAGTGTGAACAGCGCAAGTTATCAAGGCGTGCGTCAGTGGCTAAAAACAAAGGCATCAATCTCTTTGACGCCAAAAACTATCAAAAGCAAAAGAAGAAGGTTGCTACATTACACGAAAAAGTGAATAATCAACGGACGGATTTTTTGAATAAGCTAAGTACAGACATCATCACAAACCACGATGTGATCTGTATTGAAGATTTAAACACAAAAGGGATGTTGCGTAATCATAAATTGGCCAAAAACATTTCTGACGTATCATGGTCTAGTTTTGTCGAGAAATTGTATTATAAGGCTGACTGGTATGGGCGTGACATCATCAAAGTGGATCAATGGTTTCCGTCTAGTCAGATTTGTTCCGGGTGCGGACACCATGATGGTAAGAAAACGCTTGATATTCGAGCATGGACTTGCCCTGAATGTCTGGCTCACCATGACCGTGATATCAACGCCAGTAAAAACATCTTAACCGAAGGGTTAAAACATCTTTCTTCAATATAA
- the recQ gene encoding DNA helicase RecQ, whose protein sequence is MFTKARHLLHTYYGYNDFRPGQEAILGSIFNGQHTMGIMPTGGGKSVCYQLPSLVLDGLTIVISPLIALMKDQVDEIQELGISATYLNSSLSFEEMQERLSDVQAGKYSLLYLAPERLTAPHFLARIQSMPVSLVAIDEAHCLSQWGHDFRPSYLDIPHFINQLQSEPVILALTATATPTVADDVCKSLGIPAGNIVKTGFARDNLTFSVIKGQDRDAYIQNYIENNQNESGIIYATTRKEVERIAQRLKTKGFNAAYYHGGMEANERAESQEAFVYDEINVMVATNAFGMGINKSNVRYVIHAQIPRTMEAYYQEAGRAGRDGENSDCILLFSPQDIQIQQYLLEQSQLDEPRKANEFRKLREMVNYCHTESCLQAYILDYFGEANPIDCKRCLHCTDQRNVIDVTKDAQIVLSCIKRMKERFGKTIIAQVLTGSGNQKIKDLRFDQLSTYGLMKGESQKAIVAFIDFLTAHRYLTLTQGQYPVLQLSEKSVAILKGEQKVMKKEDATAKAQVTDDDPLFHRLRELRTALAKKHKIAPYMVFSDQTLKEMSGKQPATKASMLAIKGVGEHKYEVYGEAFLDEIHGEE, encoded by the coding sequence ATGTTTACGAAAGCGCGCCATCTATTGCACACGTATTATGGCTATAATGATTTTCGGCCCGGCCAAGAAGCGATCCTCGGTTCCATTTTTAACGGGCAGCACACGATGGGGATCATGCCTACCGGAGGCGGAAAATCGGTTTGTTATCAATTGCCGTCGCTCGTTTTGGATGGACTGACGATCGTTATTTCGCCGTTGATTGCGTTAATGAAAGATCAAGTCGACGAGATTCAGGAACTCGGCATTTCTGCCACGTATTTAAATAGTTCCTTATCCTTTGAAGAGATGCAGGAGAGGTTGAGTGACGTGCAGGCCGGAAAATATTCCTTGTTATACTTGGCACCGGAACGTTTAACCGCGCCTCATTTTTTGGCTCGTATCCAATCGATGCCGGTCTCGCTAGTCGCCATTGATGAAGCGCATTGCCTCTCGCAATGGGGCCATGATTTTCGCCCGAGTTATCTTGATATCCCTCATTTTATCAATCAACTGCAATCCGAGCCAGTGATTTTAGCGCTCACGGCAACGGCAACGCCGACGGTCGCTGACGATGTATGCAAATCCCTCGGGATTCCGGCAGGAAATATCGTAAAAACCGGGTTCGCGCGTGATAATCTCACGTTCTCTGTCATTAAAGGGCAGGACCGAGACGCGTACATACAAAATTATATTGAAAACAATCAAAACGAGTCGGGCATCATTTACGCGACAACGAGAAAAGAAGTGGAACGCATTGCCCAACGTTTAAAGACGAAAGGATTCAATGCCGCTTATTACCATGGGGGTATGGAAGCAAACGAGCGCGCCGAAAGCCAAGAAGCATTCGTATACGACGAAATCAACGTGATGGTGGCCACAAACGCTTTCGGGATGGGGATTAACAAATCGAATGTTCGCTATGTGATTCACGCGCAAATCCCGAGGACGATGGAAGCATATTATCAAGAAGCGGGGAGAGCAGGGCGGGATGGCGAAAACAGCGATTGCATATTGCTATTTTCCCCTCAAGATATTCAAATTCAGCAATACCTGCTCGAACAATCCCAGCTTGACGAACCGAGAAAAGCAAACGAATTCCGTAAACTACGGGAAATGGTTAATTATTGCCACACCGAATCTTGTCTGCAAGCGTACATTCTTGACTATTTCGGCGAAGCAAACCCGATCGATTGCAAACGATGTCTCCATTGCACAGATCAGCGCAATGTTATTGACGTCACGAAAGACGCCCAAATCGTGTTATCATGCATTAAACGAATGAAAGAAAGGTTTGGGAAAACGATCATTGCCCAGGTGCTTACAGGATCCGGCAACCAAAAAATAAAAGATTTACGCTTTGACCAATTGTCTACCTACGGCCTCATGAAAGGGGAGTCTCAAAAGGCGATCGTTGCATTTATTGATTTTTTAACCGCCCATCGTTATTTAACGCTTACGCAAGGGCAGTACCCTGTGTTGCAACTAAGCGAAAAGTCGGTTGCGATCCTCAAAGGGGAGCAAAAAGTGATGAAAAAAGAGGATGCAACGGCCAAAGCACAAGTCACGGATGACGACCCTCTCTTTCATCGTTTGCGAGAGCTGAGAACCGCACTCGCAAAGAAACATAAAATAGCCCCGTATATGGTGTTTTCCGATCAAACCTTAAAGGAAATGTCCGGCAAACAGCCCGCGACAAAAGCAAGTATGCTTGCCATTAAAGGCGTCGGCGAGCATAAATATGAAGTGTACGGCGAAGCGTTTTTGGACGAGATTCATGGGGAGGAATAA
- a CDS encoding CPBP family glutamic-type intramembrane protease, with product MLLRGELKIALPAILSTTVLGGLLAILYIIADRNIFAPIVAHVLINLFIEPWLILAAITGKWDK from the coding sequence GTGTTACTTAGAGGAGAGCTGAAGATTGCTCTTCCGGCTATTTTGTCTACGACAGTCCTTGGTGGGTTACTGGCCATTTTGTACATTATTGCTGATCGTAATATATTCGCCCCCATAGTTGCTCATGTTTTGATTAATTTATTTATTGAGCCTTGGCTGATCCTTGCGGCCATTACTGGGAAGTGGGATAAGTAA
- a CDS encoding CPBP family glutamic-type intramembrane protease — protein sequence MNTMKTSMAPGERKTAFVLVSISLMITIWLLFRYVGNPQQFIEHQLGINSNAFNNPIVWILTLIIAIGYIIFTVKAIPFVRENLFTISRLKLIGIWAALVLSTVEEILFRQLLMDWLLRLDYSLTIQVLASAILFGLACYLEES from the coding sequence ATGAATACAATGAAAACCTCGATGGCACCGGGTGAAAGAAAAACAGCATTCGTACTCGTAAGTATTTCATTAATGATTACAATTTGGTTGTTGTTCAGGTATGTTGGAAATCCGCAGCAATTTATTGAGCATCAATTAGGCATCAATTCCAATGCTTTTAACAATCCGATCGTTTGGATACTAACGTTAATCATTGCGATTGGGTATATTATATTTACCGTTAAAGCCATTCCGTTTGTTCGTGAAAACTTATTCACAATCTCGCGTCTTAAACTGATTGGTATATGGGCCGCACTTGTTCTTAGTACGGTAGAAGAAATATTATTCCGGCAGCTATTGATGGATTGGTTACTGCGCTTAGATTATTCACTAACGATCCAAGTGCTAGCGTCAGCTATTTTATTTGGTTTGGCGTGTTACTTAGAGGAGAGCTGA
- a CDS encoding AraC family transcriptional regulator, whose translation MIKELNNVVSYIEDHLAEELNLDKEIPHMTGISLFQFKKLFLLLAHMPLLEYIRKRRMALAGYDLRERKMKVIDVAVKYGYDSPDAFAKAFYKVHEVNPSNVYEEKTLIKSYSPIYFQLTMIGGSQMNYRIEEKNAFNVVGIQKRIPFVKWGKSKAITTIKETLDDEMYHKLNQLSNVEPYGGYSAVYNIMDFEDETNAQCDFILGTLTTKENVFDLDALYVPEATWAIFTSDENKQLQLQEVWAKIYTEWQPSSEYEIIDDAPGIFFMENEGVDDPSVRKEIWVQVKNSTFGAKNYR comes from the coding sequence ATGATAAAGGAGCTTAATAACGTCGTATCATATATTGAAGATCATTTGGCAGAAGAATTAAATTTAGATAAAGAAATTCCTCATATGACAGGCATTTCCTTATTTCAGTTTAAAAAACTATTTCTTTTGTTAGCGCATATGCCTTTGTTAGAGTACATTCGTAAAAGAAGGATGGCTTTGGCAGGTTATGATCTTAGGGAAAGAAAAATGAAAGTGATTGATGTAGCGGTGAAATACGGGTATGATTCACCGGATGCTTTTGCAAAGGCTTTTTATAAAGTACACGAAGTGAATCCATCGAATGTGTATGAAGAGAAGACGCTAATAAAATCCTATTCTCCAATCTACTTCCAATTGACAATGATTGGAGGATCTCAAATGAATTATCGAATTGAAGAGAAAAACGCTTTTAACGTGGTCGGAATCCAAAAAAGAATTCCTTTTGTTAAGTGGGGGAAAAGCAAAGCCATTACGACTATTAAAGAAACATTAGATGATGAGATGTATCATAAATTAAATCAATTATCTAATGTGGAGCCTTACGGCGGCTATAGTGCAGTGTACAATATTATGGATTTTGAAGATGAAACAAATGCTCAGTGCGATTTTATTTTAGGAACATTAACAACAAAAGAAAATGTGTTCGATTTAGATGCCCTTTATGTTCCTGAAGCCACCTGGGCGATTTTTACTTCTGATGAAAACAAACAACTCCAACTCCAAGAAGTATGGGCAAAGATTTATACAGAATGGCAGCCATCCTCTGAATACGAAATAATTGATGATGCGCCCGGAATCTTCTTTATGGAGAATGAAGGGGTTGACGATCCTTCGGTAAGAAAAGAAATTTGGGTACAAGTTAAGAACTCAACTTTCGGAGCTAAAAATTACAGGTAA